The Sulfolobus acidocaldarius DSM 639 genome has a window encoding:
- a CDS encoding UDP-N-acetylglucosamine--N-acetylmuramyl-(pentapeptide) pyrophosphoryl-undecaprenol N-acetylglucosamine transferase, translating into MIDNPLLIIASGGGHTGFARAIAEYLPFKPDFVIPENDRFSKDMLLDYARKLYYVKKGKDPGQGNIVLMRNFLKIIIESGKIPKYLATIATGSNHSLIPAMFQKIKGSALYVTESQDRIITRGKTVSVLSKFSRHVFLHWNEQKGLYDNGVVVGPIVEKPKYKSENKGYILVTTGSMGFKKLFDSLLNLRGNYKFVIQTGKVDPTPYIEKKPDWSFFSFDKDIERYIANAELVITHQGKTAMESVVMYGKPTIIVYNKDWKSATTKQDTILYSKILGATFLDDPSTWDSIKVLEDSIQNVRKPNQFEIGTPKLIDIILSELAEFLRE; encoded by the coding sequence ATGATCGACAACCCATTACTGATTATCGCCAGTGGAGGAGGGCACACTGGCTTCGCTAGAGCTATTGCTGAATATCTTCCTTTTAAACCAGATTTTGTAATACCCGAAAATGACCGATTTAGCAAAGATATGTTACTCGATTACGCTAGAAAATTATACTATGTAAAAAAGGGAAAGGATCCTGGACAAGGAAATATAGTATTAATGAGAAACTTTCTGAAAATCATTATTGAAAGTGGTAAGATACCGAAATATTTAGCCACCATAGCAACGGGCTCAAACCATTCTCTTATTCCTGCTATGTTTCAGAAAATAAAGGGAAGTGCACTTTATGTAACAGAGAGCCAAGACAGAATTATTACAAGAGGTAAAACAGTATCTGTACTCTCTAAATTTTCCCGTCATGTTTTCTTACATTGGAATGAACAAAAAGGGTTATACGATAATGGAGTAGTAGTTGGTCCTATAGTAGAAAAGCCTAAGTATAAATCGGAAAATAAGGGTTACATACTTGTTACCACAGGGAGTATGGGATTTAAAAAACTATTCGATTCCCTACTTAATTTAAGGGGGAATTATAAGTTTGTGATACAGACAGGTAAAGTTGATCCAACCCCTTACATAGAAAAGAAGCCTGATTGGTCGTTCTTCTCTTTTGACAAAGACATTGAAAGATATATTGCGAATGCTGAGTTAGTTATAACACATCAGGGTAAAACTGCAATGGAATCAGTTGTAATGTACGGTAAGCCTACAATAATAGTTTATAACAAAGACTGGAAAAGTGCAACAACTAAACAGGACACAATTCTGTATTCTAAAATACTAGGAGCCACATTTTTAGACGATCCCTCGACCTGGGACAGTATTAAAGTACTAGAAGATAGTATCCAAAATGTTAGAAAACCTAACCAATTCGAAATAGGTACACCAAAGCTAATAGATATAATTTTAAGTGAATTAGCAGAATTTCTTAGAGAGTGA
- a CDS encoding DNA endonuclease III yields MRRALTERVKRSLRTEEIFLILEKNKDLLSNVGWIVSDPSSPRWWDGLETIDDILVSSILVQLTRWETVREVLKKLKERGIRRIEDLASLEESEIEELIKKVNFRRAKAKRLKNLAMLVKEIGIHRLVVSPELLSNIEGIGDETKEAILLFAGNIPLFPRSEYSKRVLSRLAGIRLSKNDARLLGEYICGHDLYKIKLFHAGIVSVGKSFCSNQNPKCNSCIFKEICKYNSVKRLETV; encoded by the coding sequence ATGAGACGAGCGCTAACAGAGAGAGTGAAGAGGTCACTGCGAACTGAAGAAATATTTCTTATACTAGAAAAAAATAAGGATTTACTTTCAAATGTGGGATGGATAGTGAGTGATCCTTCCTCTCCGCGATGGTGGGACGGATTAGAGACCATAGATGATATACTAGTCTCCTCTATCTTAGTTCAATTGACTAGATGGGAAACAGTGAGGGAAGTTCTTAAAAAATTAAAAGAGAGAGGTATAAGAAGAATTGAAGACCTCGCCTCCTTGGAAGAAAGTGAAATAGAAGAATTAATTAAGAAAGTTAACTTTAGGAGGGCAAAGGCTAAAAGATTAAAAAACCTCGCCATGCTAGTGAAAGAAATAGGAATTCATCGCCTAGTTGTTTCCCCGGAATTATTATCCAATATAGAGGGAATTGGTGACGAGACAAAAGAAGCCATACTACTATTCGCAGGGAATATACCACTTTTTCCAAGATCGGAATACTCTAAACGAGTTTTAAGTAGACTCGCTGGTATTAGACTGAGCAAAAATGATGCCAGACTCTTGGGAGAATATATTTGTGGTCACGATTTATACAAAATAAAATTATTTCATGCAGGAATAGTTTCCGTAGGAAAGTCTTTTTGCAGTAATCAAAACCCAAAATGCAACAGTTGTATATTTAAGGAGATCTGTAAATATAATTCCGTGAAACGACTTGAAACTGTATGA
- a CDS encoding succinate--CoA ligase subunit beta encodes MKLYEYEGKELFKAVGIPIPKGVVTDSPIKWDGKAVVKAQLLEGARGKRGLVKVTDNVEQTIAEMKKLGIQKFLVEEFIPHTRELYISALIDRDTAEPIIAASTEGGIDIESNSNVKIFHIPMERGIRSYDVYNIEKYLGVKGIEPILKGLYRLITEFDAELAEINPLAVTNDGKIIALDSKVILEDNALFRHEDLIQKLGRKPAESNYVELDGDVGIIGNGAGLTMATMDMVKIMGGNPADFFDIGGGAGRERVKEAIINIASNKKVKKIVMNIYSGITRCDEVAMGIVEALKIVKIPIYVRLVGTNEEEGRRILRENGIPVYEDARSCIGDALRS; translated from the coding sequence TTGAAACTGTATGAGTATGAGGGAAAGGAGCTATTTAAGGCTGTAGGTATTCCAATACCTAAAGGAGTTGTAACGGATTCTCCTATAAAGTGGGATGGTAAAGCTGTAGTGAAGGCGCAACTACTGGAAGGAGCTAGAGGAAAAAGGGGTCTTGTTAAAGTTACTGATAACGTAGAACAGACTATTGCAGAAATGAAAAAATTGGGCATTCAAAAGTTTCTAGTGGAAGAATTTATTCCGCACACCAGAGAGCTATATATATCAGCTCTTATTGATAGGGATACAGCTGAGCCGATTATCGCTGCTTCTACAGAAGGAGGAATCGATATAGAGAGCAATAGTAATGTTAAAATATTTCACATACCCATGGAGAGAGGCATAAGGAGTTACGACGTCTATAATATAGAAAAATACTTAGGTGTAAAAGGAATAGAACCTATCTTAAAAGGACTTTACAGGCTTATCACCGAATTCGACGCTGAACTTGCCGAGATTAATCCATTGGCAGTAACGAATGACGGTAAAATAATAGCATTGGACTCAAAGGTCATTCTTGAGGATAACGCGCTATTTAGACATGAAGACTTAATACAGAAATTAGGAAGAAAACCCGCAGAATCAAACTATGTGGAGCTAGACGGTGATGTTGGAATAATTGGTAATGGGGCAGGATTAACTATGGCTACAATGGACATGGTCAAAATTATGGGTGGGAATCCTGCAGACTTCTTTGACATAGGAGGTGGAGCAGGAAGAGAGAGAGTTAAGGAAGCTATTATAAATATTGCGTCTAACAAGAAAGTAAAGAAAATTGTTATGAACATATACTCTGGTATAACAAGATGTGACGAAGTAGCTATGGGGATAGTTGAAGCTTTAAAAATCGTGAAAATCCCCATTTACGTTAGATTAGTTGGGACAAATGAGGAAGAAGGGAGAAGAATTTTAAGGGAGAATGGGATACCCGTATATGAAGATGCAAGAAGTTGTATAGGTGATGCTCTACGCTCATAA
- the sucD gene encoding succinate--CoA ligase subunit alpha has protein sequence MNKNTRVLVQGITGREGSFHTERMLKYGTKIVAGVTPGKGGTKVNNVPVYDTVADAVKEHEIDASIIFVPAKFATDAVYEAIDNGIKLIVVITEHIPVLDMLRISKYAKLKGTRIIGPNCPGLIVPDEALLGILPPRPFRKGKIGIVSRSGTLTYEISETIKHIGQSTVIGIGGDPIIGTTMDEVVQMFDQDPETEEIIVIGEIGGTMEERVAKLKKEGKIKKKMIAYIAGMTAPREKRMGHAGAVVYMGMGTFDSKINAFKNAGIPVAKTPYEILELL, from the coding sequence ATAAATAAGAACACAAGAGTTCTAGTTCAAGGGATAACTGGAAGAGAAGGGTCTTTCCATACAGAGAGAATGCTCAAATACGGAACAAAAATCGTTGCAGGAGTTACTCCAGGAAAGGGAGGAACAAAAGTTAACAACGTTCCTGTTTATGATACAGTTGCAGACGCAGTTAAAGAACATGAAATAGATGCAAGTATAATATTTGTCCCTGCAAAATTCGCAACTGATGCAGTATATGAAGCCATAGATAACGGTATAAAGCTCATAGTAGTGATAACTGAGCATATACCAGTCCTTGACATGTTAAGAATATCTAAGTATGCTAAATTAAAGGGTACTAGAATTATTGGACCTAACTGTCCTGGTTTAATAGTTCCGGATGAAGCCTTACTGGGAATACTACCGCCCAGACCCTTTAGGAAAGGAAAGATTGGAATAGTTTCTAGATCCGGTACATTAACCTACGAGATATCTGAGACCATAAAGCATATCGGACAGTCAACAGTCATAGGAATAGGAGGAGATCCAATAATAGGAACAACTATGGACGAAGTAGTTCAGATGTTTGACCAAGACCCTGAAACTGAAGAGATTATTGTAATAGGAGAAATAGGAGGTACTATGGAGGAAAGAGTTGCCAAGCTCAAGAAAGAAGGGAAAATTAAGAAGAAAATGATTGCTTATATTGCAGGAATGACAGCACCAAGAGAGAAAAGAATGGGACATGCAGGAGCAGTAGTTTATATGGGTATGGGTACATTTGATAGTAAAATAAATGCCTTCAAGAATGCTGGAATACCAGTTGCTAAAACACCTTACGAAATCTTAGAACTATTATAG
- a CDS encoding carbonic anhydrase encodes MKLVISCMDRRLNRYLAENFNDSIVIRNAGANVNSLKTTLIKYKNLIDEVVLLPHTDCGAMKVVYSNIVEGKKATSTAVEDKLIKQFTKTKFSSLNELEGLNLKLQEENLRKIFSAPVRAELIDVNKISFEQSKEPFSVYVTSPGKPIDLGSSVYIISSDESEVWDSLDIAIYVMRINKIKSENQNLLDQVRNRYPSIAVEKLSNR; translated from the coding sequence ATGAAACTAGTTATATCTTGTATGGATAGAAGATTAAATAGATATTTAGCAGAAAATTTCAATGACTCCATTGTTATTAGGAACGCTGGGGCTAATGTAAATTCTCTTAAAACAACTCTAATCAAGTACAAAAATCTCATTGACGAAGTTGTGCTTTTACCTCACACAGATTGTGGAGCAATGAAAGTAGTATACTCAAATATAGTTGAAGGTAAGAAAGCCACTTCCACAGCTGTAGAAGATAAATTAATTAAACAGTTTACTAAGACGAAATTTTCTAGCCTTAATGAACTTGAAGGGTTAAATCTAAAACTTCAGGAAGAGAATCTCAGAAAAATATTTTCAGCACCAGTTAGAGCAGAGTTGATTGACGTCAATAAAATATCCTTTGAACAGTCAAAGGAACCTTTCTCAGTTTATGTCACTTCCCCGGGTAAGCCTATAGATTTAGGGTCAAGCGTTTACATCATTTCGTCGGACGAGAGTGAAGTTTGGGACAGTCTAGATATTGCTATATACGTGATGAGAATTAACAAAATAAAGAGTGAGAATCAAAATCTCTTAGATCAAGTAAGAAATAGATACCCATCTATAGCTGTAGAAAAACTAAGTAACAGATAA
- a CDS encoding STT3 domain-containing protein: protein MQSTSILARIDKFKFLDAIIIGSLALFSILIRIISITAFPQTINGFDSWYLFYNALLIVKAGGNWYAVPPDVHAWFPWGYFIELENTIGLPFLVALFSVPFYSIFGQNIVYTLTLVSPIVLDGIGVVAAFLAVESITNSRVGGYIAAAITAFTPSLTYKNILGSLPKTSWGGVFVLFTIYFLSLAIKKKKPLYGIPAGIMIFLANITWGGYTYIDISLAIAAFLIVLFNKNDEISAKTLTISGITAAFLTSLSPNTIGFMSEVAHGLALLIIPLFLYLDLYLRRVLPKDIVDSKNIVIGAAIILLVSLVVLGSVAFKVQLIPSRYYAIINPFFQFTVPIDRTVAEYIPQSIAAMIQDFGIGLFLSIIGIYFLLTRKQDMAGIWLVVLGAASIYGTSEQPYLFNYTIYIVAALAGVAVAELFSRFMERKIRIAPILMLTLIGVALLADAGIAVEASYAPQALINSSTSYLTTNYAWISALDWINQNTPNNAFILSWWDYGYWIHAVGNRTVIDENNTLNGTQIKLMAEMFLNNESFAVNVLENDFHLYPYGNPNYTRPVYIVAYDAVTEYIVNNQYPVWFIGYPTNFPGTFIGYTTSLGDIAKAIGAMTTIAGYNTNSYVNTTYINETASYAAQYNSQLASIIANSLPMAWTPKTYNSLIGSMFIEAIQSLNQGPVQAPFSISLSQLLQSSSTSLYNPNALLPRVNLMYFKPVYIALFPLSVTNALGGEAIVYIMVYIYQFVMPNVIIPPTISTA, encoded by the coding sequence ATGCAAAGTACTAGTATACTGGCTAGAATTGATAAGTTTAAATTTCTCGATGCTATAATTATTGGATCTCTAGCACTATTCTCAATACTTATACGAATCATTAGCATTACTGCGTTCCCTCAAACTATAAATGGGTTTGACTCGTGGTACCTCTTTTATAACGCTTTATTAATTGTTAAAGCAGGAGGTAACTGGTATGCTGTGCCCCCAGATGTACATGCATGGTTCCCCTGGGGTTACTTTATCGAGCTCGAAAATACAATAGGACTCCCATTTTTAGTAGCATTATTTTCAGTACCTTTCTACTCAATATTTGGTCAAAACATCGTTTATACGCTAACTCTTGTATCTCCTATAGTGCTTGACGGAATAGGTGTAGTAGCAGCGTTTTTAGCAGTAGAATCTATTACGAATAGTAGAGTAGGTGGATATATAGCTGCTGCAATTACAGCGTTCACTCCATCATTAACCTATAAGAATATTCTCGGAAGCCTACCTAAGACGTCATGGGGAGGCGTCTTTGTACTTTTCACAATATATTTCCTTAGTTTAGCAATCAAAAAGAAGAAACCATTGTACGGAATACCTGCAGGTATAATGATTTTCTTAGCAAACATAACTTGGGGAGGATATACCTATATAGACATAAGTTTAGCTATAGCTGCATTTCTGATAGTACTATTTAATAAAAATGATGAAATCTCTGCGAAAACATTAACTATCTCAGGAATAACAGCAGCTTTTCTAACATCTCTCTCTCCTAACACTATAGGATTCATGTCTGAAGTAGCTCACGGTTTAGCATTACTTATAATTCCACTATTCTTATATTTAGACCTATATCTAAGAAGAGTTCTGCCTAAGGATATTGTAGATTCTAAGAACATAGTAATAGGAGCAGCAATAATACTTCTCGTATCCCTTGTAGTCTTAGGATCAGTTGCATTTAAAGTACAACTTATACCAAGTAGATACTACGCTATAATAAATCCATTCTTCCAATTTACAGTTCCAATAGATAGGACAGTAGCAGAATATATTCCACAATCTATCGCAGCTATGATTCAAGATTTTGGAATAGGTCTTTTCCTTTCAATTATTGGAATTTACTTTTTACTTACAAGAAAACAAGATATGGCTGGAATATGGTTAGTGGTTCTTGGAGCTGCAAGCATATACGGAACTTCAGAGCAGCCCTATCTGTTTAATTATACAATATATATAGTAGCAGCATTGGCAGGAGTAGCTGTCGCTGAACTTTTTTCCAGATTCATGGAAAGGAAAATAAGGATAGCGCCAATACTAATGCTGACCTTAATTGGAGTTGCCTTATTAGCTGATGCAGGTATAGCTGTAGAGGCATCGTATGCACCTCAAGCACTAATTAATTCCTCAACATCGTACTTGACAACCAACTACGCTTGGATTTCTGCACTTGATTGGATAAATCAAAACACTCCAAATAATGCGTTTATATTAAGCTGGTGGGACTATGGATATTGGATACATGCTGTAGGAAATAGAACAGTTATAGATGAGAATAACACGTTGAACGGTACCCAGATAAAATTAATGGCAGAGATGTTCCTTAATAACGAGAGCTTTGCAGTTAATGTGCTAGAGAATGATTTTCATTTATATCCTTATGGAAATCCAAATTATACTAGACCAGTTTACATAGTAGCCTATGATGCTGTCACAGAATATATAGTTAACAATCAATACCCTGTATGGTTTATAGGCTATCCCACTAACTTTCCAGGTACTTTCATCGGATACACAACTAGCCTAGGTGATATAGCAAAAGCCATTGGAGCAATGACTACAATAGCAGGATACAATACAAACAGTTATGTAAATACCACATATATAAATGAGACAGCAAGTTATGCCGCACAGTACAATTCTCAATTGGCTTCAATTATAGCCAACTCGCTACCTATGGCATGGACACCAAAGACCTATAATTCCTTGATAGGTAGTATGTTCATTGAGGCTATCCAGTCCTTGAATCAAGGACCTGTGCAAGCACCATTCTCTATTAGTTTATCTCAATTACTTCAATCTTCTTCTACATCGTTATACAATCCCAATGCCCTCTTACCTAGAGTGAATCTAATGTACTTTAAACCAGTGTATATAGCATTGTTCCCCTTATCCGTAACTAACGCATTAGGAGGAGAAGCTATAGTATACATTATGGTCTATATATATCAATTCGTTATGCCAAACGTTATAATTCCACCTACAATTTCAACAGCTTAA
- a CDS encoding RNA-protein complex protein Nop10: MKSKIRRCNKDYTYTMSERCPTCGEKTFIPIPPRFSPVDKYVKYRIELKKGVKLSC; this comes from the coding sequence GTGAAATCCAAAATAAGAAGATGTAATAAAGACTATACTTATACGATGAGCGAAAGATGTCCTACTTGTGGTGAAAAGACATTCATACCAATACCTCCTCGTTTTTCTCCCGTCGATAAATATGTAAAATATAGAATCGAATTAAAAAAGGGTGTAAAGTTAAGCTGTTGA
- a CDS encoding translation initiation factor IF-2 subunit alpha, whose protein sequence is MIYNRNKFPSDGEVLVATVKQIFDYGSYVYLDEYSNLQAFLPWSEISSRWVKNIRDVLKEDRKIVVKVIRIDRKKGTVDVSLKKVTEDEKKKKMMLWKKTQRVDKILEIVSQKLGKKEDEAWRDIAFKLEEKYGNAFDSLLKAYKEGDKILKDAGVPDIWIKPLMEEIGKHIEEKKVKASDVISLRTIDPGGVEKIKKVIDTAVEKIDDLDVEVKIYTIGAPRYRIDVIGTDQKLVSNALQELINLIKEISQHENVTFSVVKK, encoded by the coding sequence ATGATATACAACAGAAACAAGTTCCCATCAGACGGAGAAGTTTTAGTTGCAACGGTAAAACAGATTTTTGATTATGGAAGTTATGTTTATTTAGACGAGTATTCTAATCTCCAAGCTTTTCTACCTTGGAGTGAGATAAGCAGTAGATGGGTAAAAAATATTCGAGATGTATTAAAAGAAGATAGAAAAATAGTTGTAAAAGTAATAAGAATAGATAGGAAAAAAGGAACAGTTGACGTTTCCCTTAAAAAAGTTACAGAAGACGAAAAGAAGAAAAAGATGATGTTATGGAAGAAGACACAAAGAGTTGATAAGATATTGGAAATAGTTTCACAAAAATTAGGTAAAAAAGAAGACGAGGCGTGGAGAGACATTGCCTTTAAATTGGAGGAGAAATACGGAAATGCCTTTGACAGCCTTTTGAAAGCCTATAAGGAGGGAGATAAGATACTTAAAGATGCCGGAGTTCCAGACATATGGATAAAACCACTGATGGAAGAGATAGGTAAACACATTGAAGAGAAAAAAGTGAAAGCCAGTGATGTAATATCGTTAAGGACTATTGATCCTGGTGGTGTTGAAAAAATCAAAAAAGTAATTGACACTGCAGTTGAAAAAATAGATGACCTTGATGTAGAAGTTAAAATATATACAATAGGTGCTCCCAGGTATAGGATTGATGTGATAGGTACAGATCAGAAGTTGGTATCAAATGCTTTACAGGAACTAATCAACTTGATTAAGGAGATAAGCCAGCATGAAAACGTAACGTTTTCGGTGGTTAAGAAGTGA
- a CDS encoding 30S ribosomal protein S27e, with protein MKAKFKILIPEPKSKFIRVKCRQCNNEQVIFSNATFPVRCLSCGAQIVIPKGGKAKIEGDTVRILG; from the coding sequence ATGAAGGCAAAGTTTAAAATTCTTATACCGGAGCCCAAGAGCAAATTTATCAGAGTTAAATGTAGGCAATGCAATAATGAACAGGTGATATTCTCTAACGCCACATTTCCAGTAAGGTGTTTATCGTGTGGGGCTCAAATCGTAATCCCCAAGGGTGGTAAAGCAAAAATAGAGGGAGATACAGTAAGAATACTAGGTTAA
- a CDS encoding 50S ribosomal protein L44e produces the protein MKVPKVIKTYCPKCKTHTEHSVSLYKGGKRRSLAEGQRRYERKNVGYGSKRKPEQKRFAKTTKKQTLVLKCQKCSYTIVKEGMRLKKLELVEVVK, from the coding sequence ATGAAAGTTCCTAAAGTTATTAAGACCTATTGCCCTAAGTGTAAGACCCATACTGAGCACTCAGTCTCACTATACAAAGGTGGCAAAAGAAGGAGTTTAGCTGAAGGTCAGAGAAGATATGAGAGAAAGAATGTAGGTTACGGTAGCAAGAGAAAACCAGAGCAAAAAAGATTTGCAAAGACGACTAAGAAACAAACATTAGTGCTAAAATGCCAGAAATGTAGTTATACTATTGTAAAGGAAGGTATGAGGTTAAAGAAGTTAGAGTTGGTAGAGGTGGTCAAATGA
- the priS gene encoding DNA primase small subunit PriS: MQISISLQGQSKIIYQIFRSYYENAVLDLPQDIELREFAYQPFNSDTYVRHLTFSSVDELRSFILSNVPLHLYFSAARYQIPSAKEMEQKGWLGSDLLFDLDADDICEINVRRFCSGMEILSETCDGEVREISEITVDCINRVFENALVLKDILIQDFGLKPRIFFSGNRGFHIRVDCYNEWANLDSEDRREIAEYIMSPSPPYESNSESGPGWLGRFARGINGVKIDEQVTVDPKRLVRIPGSLNGKAGLKVIEIVNDKFEYDEYLSPFEGIVAFQSNLSGKFNVLGHEIQLRRGEITKLSAKTGVYLALKGYGVIKAHVR, encoded by the coding sequence ATGCAGATTTCTATATCGCTCCAAGGTCAGAGTAAGATTATTTATCAGATTTTTAGAAGTTATTACGAGAATGCTGTATTAGATTTACCACAAGATATAGAGCTTAGGGAATTCGCATATCAACCCTTCAATTCTGACACGTACGTCAGGCATTTAACCTTTTCAAGTGTGGACGAATTAAGAAGTTTCATTTTGTCTAATGTTCCACTTCATTTGTATTTCTCAGCAGCAAGATACCAGATTCCATCTGCCAAAGAAATGGAGCAGAAAGGTTGGTTAGGATCCGATCTACTATTCGATCTTGATGCTGATGATATATGTGAGATTAATGTAAGAAGGTTTTGTAGCGGAATGGAGATTTTATCTGAGACCTGCGATGGTGAGGTTAGGGAGATAAGTGAAATTACAGTTGATTGTATTAATAGAGTTTTTGAAAATGCTCTAGTTTTAAAGGATATTCTGATACAGGACTTTGGGCTTAAACCTAGGATCTTCTTCTCTGGAAACAGGGGGTTCCACATTAGAGTAGATTGTTATAATGAATGGGCGAATCTGGATTCAGAGGATAGAAGGGAGATAGCTGAATATATAATGTCTCCTTCTCCGCCTTATGAGTCAAATTCTGAATCAGGCCCTGGATGGTTGGGCAGATTTGCTAGAGGTATAAATGGAGTTAAGATAGACGAACAAGTCACTGTAGATCCTAAAAGATTGGTGAGAATACCTGGCTCCCTGAATGGTAAAGCAGGTCTTAAAGTTATTGAAATTGTAAATGATAAGTTTGAATATGACGAGTATCTATCTCCTTTTGAGGGAATTGTAGCATTTCAATCTAACCTTTCAGGAAAATTTAATGTATTAGGACATGAAATTCAATTGAGGAGAGGAGAAATAACCAAACTATCAGCAAAAACTGGAGTTTATTTAGCACTCAAGGGCTATGGGGTGATAAAAGCACATGTTAGATGA
- a CDS encoding DNA polymerase sliding clamp has product MKVKVVDALGFSYIFKTLSQYVSEATLLFGNDGFKVKGMDPSKVVYIDIFVPKDYFEEYNLENEMKIGVSLKDVNEVIKNVSKEDILYLELEKDKIMFTLDGEYLRTFSLPVLSPDEVETPSINLEFPFRANILTSTFGDLLDEFDQIGGDSIRFKAQNGKLYLSVMGDMGESIVELSLENGGLLESTGTDAESLYGLEHVSNTTKMRRPSDTLEIAFGSQLPLKLRYNLPKGGYADFYIAPRSE; this is encoded by the coding sequence ATGAAAGTTAAAGTAGTAGATGCCTTAGGGTTTTCTTACATTTTTAAGACTTTATCGCAGTATGTGAGCGAGGCAACTCTTCTGTTTGGTAATGATGGGTTCAAAGTTAAGGGAATGGATCCTTCTAAGGTTGTTTATATCGACATATTCGTGCCTAAAGATTACTTTGAGGAATATAATCTGGAAAACGAGATGAAAATTGGTGTGAGCTTGAAGGACGTTAATGAAGTAATAAAAAACGTATCTAAGGAAGACATATTATATTTAGAACTTGAAAAAGATAAGATCATGTTTACATTAGACGGCGAGTACCTAAGAACGTTTTCTTTACCCGTCTTATCTCCTGATGAGGTTGAAACTCCAAGTATAAATCTCGAATTTCCATTTAGAGCTAATATACTGACTTCCACCTTTGGTGATCTTTTGGACGAATTTGACCAAATAGGGGGTGACTCAATCAGGTTTAAAGCACAGAACGGAAAACTTTATCTTTCTGTGATGGGCGATATGGGAGAATCTATTGTGGAGCTTAGCTTAGAAAATGGTGGCTTGTTGGAAAGTACAGGAACTGATGCAGAGAGTTTGTACGGTCTTGAGCATGTTTCAAACACTACTAAGATGAGAAGACCTTCGGATACGTTAGAAATTGCATTTGGTTCGCAATTACCATTAAAATTAAGATATAATCTTCCAAAAGGGGGTTATGCAGATTTCTATATCGCTCCAAGGTCAGAGTAA
- a CDS encoding ATP/GTP-binding protein yields MYFIFVLGTAGSGKTTLVKALQDYLLNNELDTAIINLDPAVEVLPYKPDIDAREYVDVYDVMNKYELGPNSSLVISVDLLLTKAKELKEDLNQLQANYVLVDTPGQIELFAYRDTGKILSSFISEGSKSVSVFLFDSYLSKDPKSFLSLFLLSSSIKFRIDMPQISVLSKVDLLSSSELERMRSWIEDGSIIDELGSIDEYSFELVKTIVENLESFPIPVSSTNFSGLDQLYAEVQKVLAGGEDFETEEPNPRL; encoded by the coding sequence ATGTACTTTATATTTGTACTAGGAACTGCAGGTTCAGGTAAGACCACTTTAGTTAAGGCTTTACAAGATTATTTGTTAAACAATGAGTTAGACACAGCAATAATTAACCTAGATCCAGCAGTGGAAGTATTGCCTTACAAACCAGATATCGATGCCAGAGAGTACGTTGATGTATATGATGTGATGAATAAGTACGAATTAGGTCCTAATTCCTCACTAGTGATTTCCGTAGATCTACTCTTAACTAAAGCTAAAGAGCTCAAAGAAGATCTAAATCAGCTTCAAGCCAATTACGTTTTAGTTGACACTCCTGGTCAAATAGAACTTTTTGCATACAGGGACACAGGTAAAATATTATCATCGTTTATAAGTGAAGGAAGTAAATCGGTTTCAGTTTTCCTATTCGACTCATATTTAAGCAAAGACCCTAAGAGCTTTCTATCTTTGTTTCTATTATCTAGCTCTATAAAATTCAGAATTGATATGCCACAGATATCAGTATTATCTAAGGTTGACCTCCTAAGTAGTAGTGAATTAGAGAGGATGAGGAGTTGGATTGAAGATGGATCTATAATAGATGAATTAGGTTCCATTGATGAATATTCTTTTGAGCTTGTAAAGACTATCGTGGAGAACTTAGAGAGTTTTCCTATCCCTGTATCTTCAACTAATTTCAGTGGATTAGACCAATTATATGCCGAAGTTCAAAAGGTCTTAGCTGGGGGAGAGGATTTTGAAACAGAGGAACCGAACCCCAGGCTTTAA